From one Lolium rigidum isolate FL_2022 chromosome 4, APGP_CSIRO_Lrig_0.1, whole genome shotgun sequence genomic stretch:
- the LOC124649746 gene encoding LOW QUALITY PROTEIN: lysine-specific demethylase JMJ18-like (The sequence of the model RefSeq protein was modified relative to this genomic sequence to represent the inferred CDS: deleted 1 base in 1 codon), whose product MVSSPASPREEDGGGGSGRPTRRAEKRRMHGSTASPEPASADRTSQDLLSSRSCEEDGDGTTTTCGKWHPEESHRPEIGDAPVFTPTEEEFEDAIGYIMSIGPQVEKYGICRIVPPSSWKPPCPLKEKSFWDSTEFNTRVQQVDKLQNREPTKKKTQPPVQKKRKRRKKLRFGMSSRRPSAKDSDEKFGFQSGSDFTLDEFEKYADDFKQQYFGMKGIDEMSLSEIKSGKKIWRPSVQEIEGEYWRIVVCPDDEVEVDYGADLDTATFGSGFTKPSVLDSNKQDPYSSSGWNLNNLRRQPGSVLSFETEDISGVVVPWLYVGMCFSSFCWHVEDHFLYSLNYMHFGEQKVWYGVPGDNAVKLEEAMRRNLPRLFEEQPDLLHELVTQLSPSVLKSEGIPVYRVVQNQGEFVLTLPRAYHSGFNCGFNCAEAVNVAPVDWLPHGQCAVELYRDQRRKTSISHDKLLLETAQEALTQLWMNLQNSKTGQKKYLWLDSRGINGVLTSAVQTRVKMEGAAREANALLQCKKMDQDYDSTDRECFSCFYDLHLSAVSCQCSPNRFACLNHANLLCSCEPDTKFVLYRYSMEELNALIAALEGDAAAVYQWRQYNADLVCQSGSMQQKIDFSKSAELSGPVIDADIDCSFDGCHDLDKPVGYPKEKEVQNKCVDLNIEDPSSSCRIKEELTCSSSTEKFDKDKMVIDCESLGTSNPTSHSFDLSCPPRTPTENSTPASKATEKLFGVDIEYGVAKALHSQVFQVAKPSSSQSDQVSRATILRHVVEPLDYGTVMVGKNWCNHQAIFPKGFRSRVTFHNVLDPTRTCCYISEVLDAGLLGPLFRVAVEELPEISFTHTSPIQCWDSVRDRVNEEIKKQHRAGKSGVPDLLSTDSVDGLEMFGFFSPPIIQAIEALDPNHKCLDYWLSKCTPPLKRLPLESMMAATVDGTNNSPIKLLGVDITSKESEQSSFSNNSCAEEVKLGRFLKRAELPEDSELVGMNKAIDSSIWSAAGNLQDEMKNNVDK is encoded by the exons ATGGTTTCCTCCCCTGCCTCCCCTAGGGaggaggatggcggcggcggctccggcaggcccaCGCGCCGCGCCGAGAAGAGGAGAATGCACGGCAGCactgcctcgccggagccggcttCCGCAGACAGGACGTCGCAG GATCTCCTCTCATCAAGGAGTTGCGAGGAAGACGGTGATGGAACTACAACT ACATGTGGAAAGTGGCACCCGGAGGAATCACACAGACCTGAAATTGGCGATGCTCCTGTTTTTACCCCAACTGAAGAG GAATTCGAAGATGCAATTGGGTACATTATGAGCATCGGTCCTCAAGTCGAGAAGTATGGAATTTGTCGTATTGTTCCACCGTCTTCTTGGAAACCACCTTGCCCTCTAAAGGAGAAGAGTTTTTGGGACTCTACAGAGTTCAACACCCGAGTTCAACAAGTTGACAAGCTTCAAAACCGAGAACCCACAAAGAAAAAAACCCAACCTCCAGTtcagaagaaaagaaagagaagaaagaaactTAGGTTTGGGATGTCTAGCAGGCGACCTAGCGCGAAAGACTCCGACGAGAAGTTCGGCTTTCAGTCTGGCTCAGATTTTACACTCGACGAGTTCGAGAAATATGCCGACGACTTCAAGCAGCAATATTTTGGAATGAAGGGAATTGATGAAATGTCTCTTTCTGAAATTAAAAGTGGCAAAAAAATTTGGCGACCATCAGTTCAGGAAATTGAAGGAGAATATTGGCGGATAGTTGTATGCCCTGATGATGAAGTTGAG GTGGATTATGGTGCTGATCTGGACACCGCAACGTTTGGTAGTGGATTTACTAAACCGTCTGTTTTAGACTCAAATAAGCAAGATCCATATAGTTCATCTGGTTGGAACTTGAATAATCTGCGACGACAGCCTGGGTCTGTTCTTTCATTTGAAACTGAGGATATATCTGGTGTTGTAGTCCCTTGGCTTTATGTTGGGATGTGTTTCTCATCATTTTGCTGG CATGTGGAAGATCATTTCCTTTATTCTCTGAATTACATGCATTTTGGTGAACAAAAAGTATGGTATGGTGTTCCTGGTGATAATGCAGTGAAGCTGGAAGAAGCTATGAGAAGGAACTTGCCAAGACTGTTTGAAGAACAGCCTGATCTCCTGCATGAGCTG GTTACACAGTTATCCCCTTCTGTTCTGAAATCAGAAGGAATACCTGTCTACCGTGTTGTTCAGAATCAAGGCGAGTTTGTTCTAACACTACCGCGAGCTTATCATTCTGGGTTCAACTGTGGCTTCAACTGTGCAGAGGCAGTAAATGTTGCTCCTGTGGATTGGCTGCCCCATGGACAATGTGCCGTTGAGCTCTACAGAGATCAGCGGCGAAAGACATCAATATCACATGATAAGTTGTTACTTGAAACTGCACAAGAAGCTCTCACACAGCTTTGGATGAACCTTCAAAACTCTAAGACTGGTCAGAAAAAATATTTATGGCTTGATAGCCGTGGAATAAATGGAGTGTTGACAAGTGCAGTTCAG ACAAGGGTTAAAATGGAAGGTGCAGCACGTGAGGCAAATGCTCTTTTGCAATGTAAGAAGATGGATCAAGATTATGATTCAACAGACCGGGAATGCTTTTCATGCTTCTATGATCTCCATTTATCTGCTGTCAGTTGCCAATGCTCGCCAAATCGCTTTGCTTGCTTAAACCATGCAAACCTTCTATGTTCATGTGAACCGGACACAAAATTTGTGCTATACCGATACAGTATGGAGGAGCTGAATGCTCTTATTGCAGCTCTGGAGGGAGATGCAGCTGCAGTGTACCAGTGGAGACAGTACAATGCAGACTTAGTTTGCCAATCTGGTTCTATGCAGCAGAAGATTGACTTCAGTAAAAGCGCAGAATTATCTGGACCTGTAATAGATGCTGACATTGATTGCAGCTTTGATGGCTGCCATGATCTTGACAAGCCAGTGGGATATCCGAAAGAGAAGGAAGTTCAGAATAAATGTGTTGATCTGAACATCGAAGATCCATCAAGTAGTTGTAGAATAAAAGAAGAGCTAACCTGTAGTTCTAGCACAGAAAAGTTTGACAAGGACAAGATGGTCATCGATTGTGAGTCTCTGGGGACAAGTAATCCAACTAGTCATTCATTCGACCTATCATGTCCTCCTAGAACACCAACAGAAAATTCCACCCCAGCCTCCAAAGCTACTGAGAAACTGTTTGGTGTTGACATTGAATACGGCGTGGCCAAGGCTTTGCATTCCCAGGTTTTTCAAGTGGCCAAGCCTTCTTCAAGCCAATCTGATCAAGTCTCCCGGGCAACAATATTAAGGCATGTGGTTGAGCCACTTGACTATGGAACAGTGATGGTTGGCAAAAATTGGTGCAATCATCAAGCTATCTTTCCAAAAG GATTTAGGAGTCGAGTTACATTTCACAATGTACTAGATCCAACAAGGACATGTTGCTACATTTCAGAAGTTCTTGATGCTGGACTTCTCGGACCATTGTTTAGG GTGGCAGTAGAAGAGCTTCCGGAGATTTCGTTTACTCACACTTCGCCAATTCAATGTTGGGACAGTGTGAGAGACAGGGTAAATGAAGAAATAAAAAAACAACACAGGGCTGGAAAATCCGGTGTTCCTGATCTATTATCCACCGATTCTGTAGACGGACTTGAAATGTTTGGTTTCTTTTCCCCACCAATCATTCAG GCAATCGAGGCTCTAGATCCCAATCACAAGTGCTTAGACTATTGGTTGTCTAAGTGTACGCCTCCTTTGAAAAGACTCCCTTTGGAGTCTATGATGGCCGCAACAGTTGACGGCACTAATAATTCCCCCATAAAGTTACTTGGGGTTGATATTACCAGCAAGGAATCTGAACAATCCAGTTTCAGCAATAATTCCTGTGCTGAGGAGGTTAAACTGGGTAGGTTCCTGAAGAGGGCTGAACTCCCAGAAGACTCGGAATTAGTTGGCATGAATAAAGCAATTGACAGCAGCATTTGGAGT GCAGCCGGCAATCTGCAGGATGAGATGAAGAATAATGTAGATAAATAG